A section of the Agarivorans litoreus genome encodes:
- a CDS encoding Kazal-type serine protease inhibitor has translation MIKYAVIAFFTIFLMACSQTQEPLLKIDGSCEEPRPEICTMEYDPVCGEVNGELKEYGNACSACGDPEINTYQKGACPK, from the coding sequence ATGATTAAATACGCTGTTATCGCATTTTTTACAATTTTTTTGATGGCTTGTAGCCAAACTCAAGAGCCTTTGCTCAAAATAGATGGTAGCTGTGAAGAGCCTCGCCCAGAAATTTGTACTATGGAATATGATCCTGTTTGCGGCGAAGTAAATGGTGAATTAAAAGAATACGGTAATGCTTGTTCTGCCTGTGGCGATCCGGAGATAAATACTTATCAAAAAGGCGCTTGCCCAAAATAA
- a CDS encoding YtfJ family protein, producing MKHLLLLLSLLPAWAMALNVSTGSNLPSIVIDDAGELQLAGDDISYSAWSTQQLSGKVMLIQAMAGRTSAKELNAPMIEAVKQAKFGDDVYQTITIVNLDDAIFGTSGFVKGKLKKNKKSFPKASFVLDKKGELFELWQLKEKSSAIILLDASGTVLFAKDGELNQQEIDQVIGLIEANI from the coding sequence GTGAAGCATCTATTACTACTTTTAAGCCTACTGCCAGCATGGGCGATGGCACTTAACGTAAGTACTGGCAGCAACCTACCTAGTATTGTTATTGATGATGCAGGGGAACTGCAGCTTGCTGGTGACGATATCAGTTATAGCGCTTGGAGCACCCAACAACTCAGCGGCAAAGTTATGCTTATTCAAGCAATGGCCGGACGAACTAGCGCTAAAGAACTCAACGCACCAATGATTGAAGCGGTAAAGCAAGCCAAATTTGGCGATGATGTTTACCAAACTATAACCATAGTAAACCTAGATGACGCCATCTTTGGTACTTCAGGTTTTGTAAAAGGGAAGTTAAAGAAAAACAAAAAATCCTTTCCAAAAGCGAGCTTCGTACTAGATAAAAAAGGAGAGCTGTTTGAGCTGTGGCAGCTAAAAGAAAAATCTTCGGCCATTATTCTACTTGATGCCAGCGGCACCGTTTTGTTTGCTAAGGATGGCGAGCTAAATCAACAAGAAATCGATCAGGTGATTGGTTTAATTGAGGCAAATATCTAA
- a CDS encoding TIGR03899 family protein yields the protein MSDKSIIENKNSQVENSKLQLAKIAKQRGLDALLHKEKAASTWSQRAQARVIVELASQQKNLESIFYFAAQKTSEQDVGSEPDADWMTEFLQLASNTQVKSMQMLWADILSQELATPGSFSVKALRTLKLMTQREAMWFQTACELSSSVGGETNNKILTGVARPASNLGLVRAKLDKISLGQHRMPYHHVLQLTDLGLIFDKELEIRPSSHHDTPLIHGQAHYALKPRYKGARLLYHRFTPIGDELAKLITTQPIASYQEHLEQLLHNYFELH from the coding sequence ATGTCAGATAAGTCGATCATCGAAAACAAAAACAGCCAAGTTGAGAATAGTAAACTGCAATTAGCCAAAATAGCTAAGCAACGCGGTTTAGATGCTTTGTTACACAAAGAGAAAGCAGCGTCTACTTGGTCGCAACGAGCCCAAGCTAGGGTTATCGTTGAGCTAGCCAGTCAGCAAAAAAACTTAGAAAGTATCTTTTACTTTGCTGCGCAAAAAACTAGCGAACAAGACGTTGGGAGTGAGCCCGACGCCGATTGGATGACCGAGTTTTTACAACTAGCGAGCAATACTCAAGTTAAGTCGATGCAAATGCTATGGGCCGACATTCTTAGCCAAGAGCTTGCGACTCCAGGTAGCTTTTCAGTAAAGGCTCTACGCACCCTCAAACTAATGACTCAGCGCGAGGCGATGTGGTTTCAAACCGCCTGTGAATTAAGCTCTAGTGTTGGTGGAGAAACTAACAATAAGATCTTAACGGGCGTGGCAAGGCCAGCCAGTAACTTGGGGTTGGTAAGAGCGAAATTAGACAAAATTAGCTTAGGGCAACATCGCATGCCTTATCACCATGTTTTGCAGTTAACTGATTTAGGGCTAATTTTCGATAAAGAACTCGAGATCCGCCCTTCATCACATCACGACACGCCGTTGATACATGGACAAGCACATTATGCCTTAAAGCCTCGCTATAAAGGCGCTAGGCTGTTGTACCATCGCTTCACTCCCATTGGTGATGAGCTAGCTAAGCTGATTACCACTCAGCCTATCGCTTCTTATCAAGAGCATTTAGAACAACTGTTACATAACTATTTTGAGCTTCACTAA
- a CDS encoding phosphoadenylyl-sulfate reductase encodes MTNLDLEQLAALPVEARVAELSEVNKELEGMSAQQRAAWALENLPQQVVLTSSFGIQAAVSLHLLTQIKPDIPVILTDTGYLFPETYRFIDELTERLSLNLQVYQSKQSNAWQEARFGKLWEQGVEGLKQYNTLNKVEPMQRAFKELEVKSWFSGLRRSQSSSRSDLPVLQIQNGAFKILPIIDWSNKDVHYYLKDHNLPYHPLWEQGYVSVGDVQTSQPLQAGMSEEDTRFFGLKRECGLHEEVAGSGI; translated from the coding sequence ATGACTAACTTAGATTTGGAGCAACTGGCTGCACTCCCTGTTGAGGCTCGTGTTGCTGAGTTATCTGAAGTAAATAAAGAACTTGAAGGCATGAGTGCACAACAGCGTGCGGCTTGGGCCCTAGAGAACTTGCCCCAGCAGGTGGTATTAACCTCTAGCTTTGGCATTCAAGCAGCAGTGAGTTTGCACCTGTTGACGCAAATTAAGCCCGATATTCCGGTGATACTTACCGATACAGGCTACTTGTTTCCTGAAACATACCGCTTTATTGATGAGCTAACTGAACGCTTAAGTCTAAACTTGCAGGTATATCAGTCGAAGCAGTCTAACGCATGGCAAGAAGCGCGTTTTGGTAAGCTTTGGGAGCAAGGCGTTGAAGGCTTAAAGCAATACAACACCTTGAATAAAGTTGAGCCTATGCAGCGCGCTTTTAAAGAGCTGGAAGTTAAGAGCTGGTTCTCTGGTTTGCGTCGCAGTCAATCCTCTTCTCGTTCAGACTTACCTGTGCTGCAAATTCAAAATGGCGCTTTCAAAATATTACCCATTATCGATTGGAGTAATAAAGATGTGCACTATTACTTAAAAGATCACAACTTGCCTTATCACCCTTTGTGGGAACAAGGCTATGTGTCGGTTGGGGATGTGCAAACCTCACAACCCTTGCAAGCTGGGATGAGTGAAGAAGATACTCGCTTCTTCGGCTTGAAGCGAGAATGTGGTTTACACGAAGAAGTTGCTGGCAGCGGTATTTAA
- the cysI gene encoding assimilatory sulfite reductase (NADPH) hemoprotein subunit — translation MSSDLIVEGKLSDNERLKRESNFLRGTIEADLSDRITGGFTADNFQLIRFHGMYQQDDRDIRAERTKQKLEPLHNVMLRARMPGGIIQPKQWLAIDKFATDHTMYGSIRLTTRQTFQFHGVLKPNIKLMHQTLNSIGIDSIATAGDVNRNVLCTSNPVESELHQEAYEWATKISEHLLPKTRAYAEIWLDGEKVEGGEEEPILGSNYLPRKFKTTVVIPPHNDIDVHANDLNFVAIADNGKLVGFNVLVGGGLAMTHGDKSTYPRRADDFGFIPLDKTLDVAAAVVTTQRDWGNRVNRKNAKTKYTLDRVGSDTFKQEVEKRAGINFEASRPYEFTSRGDRIGWVEGIDGKYHLTVFIENGRLLDYPEKALKTGVAKIAEIHKGDFRMTANQNLVIAGVAAKDKTKIEKLAREHGLIDDSHSSQRLNSMACVAFPTCPLAMAEAERYLPGLVDDVEQLLTKHAMNDEHIILRVTGCPNGCGRAMLAEAGLVGKGPGKYNLYLGGNQSGTRIPKLYLEGIGEQEILSELDGLIARWAKEREQDEAFGDFVIRAGIVAEVKVSVRDFHD, via the coding sequence ATGAGTTCGGATCTAATTGTTGAAGGCAAGTTGTCAGATAATGAGCGCCTAAAGCGAGAAAGTAACTTCCTGCGTGGCACTATTGAAGCTGACCTAAGTGACCGTATCACTGGTGGATTTACAGCAGATAACTTTCAGTTAATTCGTTTCCACGGTATGTACCAGCAAGATGACCGTGATATTCGTGCCGAGCGAACCAAGCAAAAGCTAGAGCCGCTGCACAATGTAATGTTACGTGCGCGTATGCCAGGCGGGATTATTCAGCCTAAGCAGTGGTTGGCCATTGATAAGTTTGCTACCGACCACACTATGTATGGCAGTATTCGTTTAACCACGCGTCAAACATTTCAGTTTCACGGCGTGTTAAAGCCAAACATTAAATTAATGCACCAAACACTTAACAGTATTGGCATTGACTCTATTGCAACTGCCGGTGATGTTAACCGAAACGTATTGTGTACCAGTAACCCGGTTGAATCTGAACTGCACCAAGAAGCCTATGAGTGGGCCACTAAAATCAGTGAACATCTATTACCTAAAACTCGCGCCTACGCCGAGATTTGGCTAGATGGTGAGAAGGTTGAAGGTGGCGAAGAAGAGCCAATTTTAGGCTCTAATTACTTACCGCGTAAGTTTAAAACCACGGTAGTAATTCCTCCGCATAATGACATTGACGTGCACGCTAACGATCTTAACTTTGTTGCGATTGCTGATAACGGCAAGTTAGTAGGTTTTAACGTTTTGGTGGGCGGCGGCCTAGCGATGACTCACGGTGATAAGTCTACTTATCCACGTCGCGCCGATGACTTTGGTTTTATTCCTCTTGATAAAACCTTAGATGTGGCTGCGGCAGTGGTAACTACGCAGCGCGACTGGGGTAACCGAGTTAATCGTAAAAATGCTAAAACCAAATACACGCTCGACCGTGTGGGTAGCGATACCTTTAAGCAAGAAGTTGAAAAGCGCGCTGGCATTAACTTCGAAGCAAGTCGTCCTTATGAGTTTACCTCTCGCGGAGACCGTATTGGTTGGGTTGAAGGGATTGATGGTAAGTACCACTTAACCGTATTTATTGAAAACGGTCGTTTGTTAGATTACCCAGAAAAGGCCTTGAAAACTGGCGTTGCCAAAATTGCTGAAATTCACAAAGGTGATTTCCGCATGACCGCTAACCAAAACTTAGTTATTGCGGGTGTAGCGGCTAAAGACAAAACTAAAATAGAAAAGCTTGCACGTGAACATGGCTTAATTGATGACAGCCATAGTTCGCAGCGTCTAAATTCTATGGCTTGTGTTGCGTTCCCAACGTGCCCATTAGCCATGGCTGAAGCCGAGCGTTACTTGCCTGGTTTGGTTGACGATGTAGAGCAATTACTAACCAAGCACGCAATGAATGATGAGCACATCATTTTGCGAGTAACTGGCTGTCCTAACGGTTGTGGCCGCGCAATGCTTGCCGAAGCAGGCTTGGTGGGCAAAGGACCAGGTAAGTACAACTTATATCTAGGTGGTAACCAAAGCGGAACACGTATTCCAAAACTCTATTTAGAGGGCATTGGTGAGCAAGAAATCTTGTCTGAATTAGACGGCTTAATTGCTCGCTGGGCTAAAGAACGTGAGCAAGATGAAGCTTTTGGTGACTTTGTAATTCGTGCTGGAATTGTCGCTGAAGTAAAAGTAAGCGTTAGGGATTTTCATGACTAA
- a CDS encoding assimilatory sulfite reductase (NADPH) flavoprotein subunit — MLLKELSSLASPLSEQQVSLLQQATAELSVTQLAWVSGYLAGVGQNAGQLAPLAQAQPAGKLTILYASQTGNAKGVAEELHAAAQAQDINAEVINVADYKAKSLKNETHLLIVASTNGEGEPPDDAIEFHEFLASKKAPKLDNLKYSVLALGDSSYEFFCQTGKDFDERLAALGAERVCERVDCDVDYDKDAASWTEQALAEVKQTLSAEATGSVVNLPVNAPAASQYNKKNPYAAELSLSQKITGRDSAKDVRHVEIDLADSGIQYQAGDALGVWFENDRELVAKIIARLGLEEDQTVSIDEQEFSLADALTEKLEITQTSGAFVEAWANWSGSKKLQTVVADKDKLREYAANHQVIDVLLEKKAKVAAQDFVDALRKITPRLYSIASAQAEVEEEVHLTVGVVSYQQGDEQRLGGASGFLGARAKEGAQVKVFVEHNDNFRLPSNPDTPVIMVGPGTGIAPFRAFMQQRDASDASGKNWLFFGDQTFTQDFLYQTEWQGYLKSGLLTKLDVAFSRDQAEKIYVQDRLRENAEEVFQWLEEGAHLYICGDANRMAKDVHQALIDIIAEQGKQSPEQAEEYLKQLRSAKRYQKDVY, encoded by the coding sequence ATGCTGTTAAAGGAACTTTCGTCATTGGCTAGTCCACTGTCTGAGCAACAGGTTAGCCTGCTGCAACAGGCTACGGCTGAGCTGTCGGTAACTCAACTCGCCTGGGTAAGTGGTTACCTGGCGGGCGTAGGACAAAACGCGGGTCAACTGGCACCGCTTGCGCAAGCACAACCTGCAGGCAAACTAACTATTCTTTATGCTTCTCAAACAGGAAATGCCAAAGGTGTTGCCGAAGAGTTGCATGCTGCTGCTCAAGCTCAAGACATTAATGCCGAAGTTATTAATGTGGCTGATTACAAAGCGAAAAGCTTGAAGAATGAAACCCATCTGTTGATTGTTGCCAGTACTAATGGTGAAGGCGAGCCGCCCGATGATGCTATCGAGTTTCACGAGTTTTTAGCCTCTAAAAAAGCCCCTAAGCTTGATAACTTGAAATACAGCGTATTGGCTTTAGGCGATTCAAGTTACGAATTTTTCTGCCAAACTGGTAAAGATTTTGATGAGCGCTTAGCGGCTTTAGGCGCAGAGCGTGTATGTGAGCGTGTTGATTGTGATGTTGATTACGACAAAGACGCTGCAAGCTGGACTGAGCAAGCATTAGCCGAAGTTAAGCAAACCTTAAGCGCAGAAGCGACTGGCTCAGTGGTTAATTTGCCGGTAAACGCTCCAGCAGCTAGCCAGTACAACAAAAAGAACCCTTATGCTGCTGAGCTGAGCTTAAGCCAGAAGATTACTGGTCGTGATTCAGCGAAAGATGTTCGCCATGTTGAAATCGATTTAGCTGATTCAGGCATTCAATACCAAGCTGGCGATGCCCTAGGTGTATGGTTTGAAAATGACCGCGAATTAGTGGCTAAAATTATCGCGCGCTTAGGTCTAGAAGAAGACCAAACAGTTAGTATTGACGAGCAAGAATTCAGCTTGGCCGATGCACTAACTGAAAAGCTAGAAATTACTCAAACCAGCGGCGCGTTTGTTGAAGCTTGGGCTAATTGGTCTGGCAGTAAAAAGCTACAAACTGTGGTTGCCGATAAAGACAAGCTTCGAGAGTACGCCGCTAATCACCAAGTGATTGATGTATTGCTAGAGAAAAAAGCCAAAGTGGCTGCCCAAGATTTTGTTGATGCTTTGCGTAAAATTACTCCGCGACTTTACTCTATTGCCTCTGCGCAAGCAGAGGTGGAAGAAGAGGTTCACTTAACGGTTGGTGTAGTTAGCTACCAACAAGGTGATGAACAGCGCTTGGGTGGTGCTTCTGGTTTCTTAGGTGCTCGTGCCAAAGAAGGCGCACAAGTTAAAGTATTTGTTGAGCATAACGACAACTTCCGCTTGCCAAGCAACCCTGATACGCCAGTGATTATGGTTGGCCCAGGTACGGGCATAGCGCCGTTCCGCGCATTTATGCAACAGCGTGATGCTAGCGATGCGAGTGGCAAAAACTGGTTATTCTTTGGTGATCAAACCTTTACTCAAGACTTCTTATATCAAACCGAATGGCAAGGCTACTTGAAGTCGGGTTTACTTACTAAGTTAGATGTTGCATTCTCGCGTGACCAAGCTGAAAAAATCTATGTGCAAGATCGCCTAAGAGAAAATGCTGAAGAAGTTTTCCAATGGCTAGAAGAAGGCGCTCACCTATACATTTGTGGTGACGCGAACCGCATGGCGAAAGATGTTCACCAAGCCCTTATCGATATTATTGCTGAGCAAGGCAAACAAAGCCCTGAGCAAGCAGAAGAGTATTTAAAACAGTTACGCAGCGCTAAGCGTTACCAGAAGGATGTTTACTAA
- a CDS encoding ATP-binding protein, with protein sequence MEQRSKNNIPLRQKLLLVLAWLLLSLLAGVTAQYQAKQQQQSQLLEESQRLQRSIQHELDRFRNFPKVLAIQQQLSEPLSLNVTSQRRQALNRYLQHVNELQGSDVTYLLDPSGTTIASSNWQSARSFVGSNYSYRPYFQTAILGKYGQYFALGSRSGIRGYYFSAPIKIQQRVVGVIVVKVALNIIDKSWRDPNFEYLLTDKHGVVFYASQAHWLYRSIKALPESLRQQLINSRQYGEHQLKNMAQDLRPNSINLPNYGGQRVDYISTNRVLPTAGWRLYALSKDNGYIDDIAEALFLSSLFYLGLVLLYLYWRQLQLSRVMQAQANHQLEERVTQRTAELTQSNQQLQQAIDDYRRTANTLKKTEDELVQAAKLATLGELSAGINHELNQPLTAMQSYAENALRFQQKQQHEQVTHNLQDIIKLTSMMSKMIAKFKIFSRKSSGQTSAVSSAVSINAALSILANRIVANNIKIEFSGQDEQWVKADAIQLEQVLINLINNAIDALEGIQSPLLGIRQYQQDNWQCIAIWDNGPMLSEEQQQRIFEPFFTTKKQGLGLGMAISKRLIESFEGELSVSNLANIGPEFVIRLRTHTPPANS encoded by the coding sequence ATGGAACAGCGTTCAAAAAACAACATTCCCTTAAGGCAAAAGCTGCTGCTAGTGTTAGCTTGGTTGCTGCTGTCATTGCTGGCGGGTGTCACGGCACAATACCAAGCTAAGCAGCAACAGCAAAGCCAACTACTCGAAGAAAGCCAACGTTTGCAACGGAGTATCCAGCACGAGCTGGATAGATTTCGCAACTTCCCCAAAGTGCTGGCGATTCAGCAGCAACTGTCCGAACCACTTAGTCTTAATGTGACCAGCCAGCGTCGCCAAGCACTTAACCGCTATCTGCAACATGTAAACGAACTACAAGGCAGTGATGTTACCTACTTACTCGACCCTAGCGGCACAACCATAGCATCTAGTAATTGGCAAAGTGCACGTTCGTTTGTTGGTAGTAACTATAGCTATCGCCCCTATTTTCAAACCGCTATCTTAGGTAAATACGGCCAATACTTTGCCTTGGGCTCTCGCTCAGGCATTCGCGGCTATTACTTTTCTGCGCCAATAAAAATACAACAGCGGGTAGTTGGAGTAATAGTGGTAAAAGTCGCGCTTAACATTATTGATAAGAGCTGGCGAGACCCTAACTTTGAATACCTACTCACCGACAAACATGGTGTGGTTTTTTACGCCTCACAAGCTCACTGGCTTTACCGCAGCATTAAAGCCTTGCCAGAATCGTTACGTCAGCAGCTAATTAACTCCCGCCAATATGGCGAACACCAGCTAAAAAATATGGCGCAAGACTTACGCCCCAACAGTATTAATTTACCCAATTATGGCGGCCAGCGAGTAGACTACATTAGCACCAACCGAGTATTACCCACTGCAGGTTGGCGTTTATATGCCTTATCGAAAGACAATGGGTATATAGACGATATCGCTGAGGCGCTATTTTTAAGTTCGCTATTCTACCTTGGCTTGGTTTTGCTTTATTTATATTGGCGGCAGCTACAGCTAAGCCGTGTAATGCAAGCCCAGGCTAATCATCAATTAGAAGAAAGAGTTACCCAACGCACCGCCGAGCTTACTCAAAGCAATCAACAACTACAGCAAGCTATTGATGACTATCGCCGCACCGCTAACACCCTTAAAAAAACTGAAGACGAGCTAGTGCAAGCCGCTAAACTTGCCACCCTAGGCGAGCTCTCTGCGGGGATTAATCACGAGCTAAACCAACCGTTAACGGCCATGCAAAGCTATGCCGAAAACGCCCTGCGCTTTCAACAAAAGCAACAGCATGAACAAGTGACTCACAATCTACAAGACATTATTAAACTCACCTCAATGATGAGTAAAATGATTGCTAAGTTTAAAATTTTCTCGAGGAAGTCCAGCGGACAAACCAGTGCGGTATCTAGCGCAGTTTCTATTAATGCTGCCCTATCCATTCTCGCCAACCGAATTGTCGCCAATAACATTAAAATTGAATTTAGCGGCCAAGATGAGCAATGGGTAAAAGCCGACGCCATTCAACTAGAGCAAGTACTGATAAACCTTATTAACAATGCCATTGACGCCTTAGAAGGTATTCAATCTCCCCTACTAGGCATTAGACAATATCAGCAAGACAACTGGCAGTGCATTGCTATTTGGGATAACGGACCAATGTTGAGTGAGGAACAACAGCAACGCATATTTGAGCCCTTTTTCACAACCAAAAAACAAGGCTTGGGTTTAGGCATGGCAATATCTAAACGTTTAATCGAGTCTTTCGAAGGCGAACTGAGCGTGAGTAACTTAGCGAATATTGGCCCTGAGTTTGTTATTCGTTTACGCACTCACACCCCACCCGCCAATAGTTAA
- a CDS encoding sigma-54-dependent transcriptional regulator, with the protein MYTPVIIIDDDPDILRSLGQTLELEDYQCLRFENAEQALRQIKPTWPGVIISDINMPGLSGLEMMQQAHQIDADLPIILLTGHGDISMAIKAIRDGAYDFLEKPFSTSHLLDVLQRALEKRRLTLENRELKAELDAQSGPGPRILGSTPAITRMRKILSHIKDTPADVLIHGETGTGKELVARFLHDHSVRAKQPFVAINCGAVPETMIESELFGHEAGAFTGAQKKRIGKIAFANHGTLFLDEIESMPMALQIKLLRVLEERSVEPLGSNQATTLNIRVIAATKSDLKGLGEQGEFRSDLYYRLNVVEVHIPALRERAEDIPLLLENFLRVAAARYQLNSPEVSPSRLAELVNHDWPGNVRELRNLAERWVLMGEDAAFSESQNHQQSLSLMEQLYRFERTLLQDALQRHKGHLKTVQEELQIGRKTLYEKMKKYQLDKGDYKEVEPE; encoded by the coding sequence GTGTATACACCGGTAATAATCATTGATGACGACCCCGATATTTTGCGCTCTCTGGGGCAAACGTTAGAGTTAGAAGACTACCAATGCCTGCGCTTTGAAAATGCCGAACAGGCTTTACGGCAAATTAAACCTACCTGGCCAGGCGTAATCATTTCAGACATTAATATGCCAGGTTTAAGCGGCTTAGAGATGATGCAACAAGCCCATCAAATTGATGCCGATTTACCGATTATTCTACTCACCGGCCACGGTGATATATCTATGGCAATTAAGGCAATTCGCGATGGTGCTTATGATTTTCTAGAAAAGCCCTTCTCCACCAGCCATTTGCTCGATGTGCTTCAGCGAGCGCTAGAAAAACGCCGACTCACCTTAGAGAACCGCGAGTTAAAAGCTGAGTTGGATGCTCAAAGTGGGCCAGGGCCGCGGATACTAGGCTCTACGCCCGCAATCACCCGCATGCGCAAAATTCTTAGCCATATTAAAGATACCCCCGCAGATGTATTAATTCATGGTGAAACTGGCACCGGTAAAGAACTGGTTGCACGCTTTTTACATGACCATAGCGTGCGCGCCAAACAGCCTTTTGTGGCAATCAACTGTGGCGCAGTGCCAGAAACAATGATTGAGAGCGAGTTATTTGGCCACGAAGCGGGTGCATTTACTGGAGCACAAAAAAAACGCATTGGCAAAATTGCCTTTGCCAATCACGGCACCCTATTTCTCGACGAGATAGAGAGCATGCCAATGGCGCTACAGATTAAGCTGCTAAGGGTGCTGGAAGAGCGCAGCGTAGAGCCATTAGGCAGCAACCAAGCCACCACACTTAATATTCGCGTTATTGCCGCCACCAAAAGTGATTTAAAAGGTCTGGGCGAGCAAGGTGAGTTTCGTAGCGATTTGTACTATCGCTTAAACGTTGTTGAGGTGCACATACCGGCTTTGCGAGAACGCGCTGAAGACATTCCATTACTATTAGAAAACTTTCTGCGGGTAGCTGCGGCTCGCTATCAGTTAAATAGTCCCGAAGTCTCGCCGTCACGTTTAGCCGAATTAGTTAATCATGACTGGCCCGGCAATGTTCGCGAGCTGCGTAATCTAGCTGAGCGTTGGGTATTGATGGGCGAAGATGCGGCATTTAGCGAGAGTCAAAACCACCAGCAGTCACTGAGTTTGATGGAACAGCTTTATCGTTTTGAACGCACCTTGCTGCAAGATGCACTGCAGCGCCATAAAGGCCATTTAAAGACCGTGCAGGAAGAGTTACAAATCGGCCGTAAAACCCTTTACGAAAAGATGAAAAAGTATCAATTGGACAAGGGAGACTACAAAGAAGTCGAACCCGAGTAA
- a CDS encoding TRAP transporter substrate-binding protein, with protein MKLLASTLTALSIAFASAVNAAPIELKFSHVVAENTPKGQMALKFKELVDQRLPGKVEVKVYPNSQLYGDGKELEALLLGDVELISPSLSKFKKYTKKLQVFDLPFLFQDMAAVERFQASSAGQELLSSLESKGLVGLGYLHNGMKQLSANEPLYTPADAKGKKFRIMSSDVLAAQFEAVDAVPLKKPFSEVFTLLQTRAIDGQENTWSNIYSKKFFEVQASITESNHGVLDYLIVTSAEFWHELPDDIRSELKAALDEAVAHGNQIAAQKAEKDKANIMASNRSEIISLSPEQRQQWVEAMKPVWQQFESEIGKNIIDAAVAANQ; from the coding sequence ATGAAGCTATTAGCAAGTACGCTCACCGCTTTAAGCATTGCATTTGCCAGCGCTGTAAATGCCGCCCCCATCGAGCTGAAATTCTCACATGTTGTTGCAGAAAATACTCCTAAAGGCCAAATGGCTTTAAAATTTAAAGAACTCGTCGACCAACGCTTACCCGGAAAAGTAGAAGTTAAGGTTTATCCAAATTCTCAGCTATACGGAGACGGCAAAGAGCTAGAGGCCCTGCTACTGGGCGATGTTGAGCTGATCTCACCTTCGCTATCTAAATTCAAAAAATACACTAAAAAACTACAAGTATTCGACCTTCCTTTCCTTTTCCAAGATATGGCGGCTGTTGAGCGCTTCCAAGCCAGTAGTGCCGGACAAGAGTTGCTGTCTTCACTGGAAAGTAAAGGCTTAGTAGGGCTAGGGTACTTACACAACGGCATGAAACAGCTATCGGCTAACGAGCCGCTTTACACCCCTGCCGATGCAAAAGGCAAAAAGTTTCGCATTATGTCTTCCGATGTATTAGCCGCTCAGTTTGAAGCCGTTGATGCTGTGCCGCTTAAAAAGCCCTTTTCAGAGGTTTTTACCCTACTACAAACCCGAGCCATTGATGGCCAAGAAAATACCTGGTCCAACATTTATTCCAAAAAATTCTTTGAAGTACAAGCCAGTATTACCGAGTCAAACCACGGTGTATTGGACTACTTAATTGTTACTTCAGCCGAATTTTGGCATGAGCTACCCGACGACATACGCAGTGAGTTAAAGGCGGCTCTAGACGAAGCAGTTGCACACGGTAATCAAATAGCGGCGCAAAAAGCCGAGAAAGACAAGGCCAACATCATGGCTTCAAACCGTTCAGAAATCATTTCTCTAAGCCCAGAGCAACGTCAGCAATGGGTAGAAGCAATGAAACCGGTTTGGCAACAATTCGAAAGTGAAATAGGCAAAAACATTATTGATGCTGCAGTAGCTGCTAACCAATAA
- a CDS encoding TRAP transporter small permease, with protein MKFVAGFRRFEENFIALLLVTMTLLVFVEVIMRFVFNAGIHWVQEVTLYCSAWLVLLGASWGVREGAHIGVDAFVKLLPRNQRKWLTLIALSLCLFYCSLFMYGSWVYLSKLARIGIEMEDLPIEKWKTMSVLFIGFVLLVIRFLEVGWKVLTNQQDGFHLADEAKESMQLADELKKQ; from the coding sequence ATGAAGTTTGTTGCTGGGTTCCGCCGCTTTGAAGAAAACTTCATCGCATTATTGTTAGTTACCATGACGCTACTGGTATTTGTAGAAGTGATCATGCGTTTTGTATTCAACGCCGGCATTCATTGGGTACAAGAAGTCACCTTGTATTGCTCAGCATGGTTAGTGCTACTAGGCGCGAGCTGGGGTGTAAGAGAAGGCGCTCATATTGGCGTAGATGCCTTTGTAAAGCTGTTACCACGTAACCAACGTAAGTGGCTTACCTTAATAGCGCTAAGCCTATGTTTGTTTTATTGCAGCCTATTTATGTATGGCTCTTGGGTTTACCTAAGCAAGCTAGCGCGTATTGGTATTGAGATGGAAGACCTCCCCATAGAAAAGTGGAAAACCATGAGTGTGTTGTTCATTGGCTTCGTACTGTTGGTCATTCGCTTCCTAGAAGTGGGCTGGAAAGTATTAACCAACCAGCAAGACGGTTTTCACCTGGCCGATGAAGCCAAAGAAAGCATGCAACTCGCCGACGAACTAAAAAAACAATAA